Proteins co-encoded in one Pseudomonadota bacterium genomic window:
- the nth gene encoding endonuclease III produces MGPKRKKLLLSALAELYPDPHSELNFKNEYQLLIAVLLSAQCTDKKVNQIIPELFTRYPTFEALSKAALTDVERIIRQINYFKTKSKHLIETGRQMVERFDSIVPKLQEELVSLPGVGRKTANVIVCEAGKVPAFPVDTHVFRLAHRLGLSEGKTTDAVEKDLRKAFPPAEWRNLHHRFIFHGRRVCKARTPNCAGCVLSSICPSAVLA; encoded by the coding sequence ATGGGACCAAAGCGTAAAAAGCTCCTTCTTTCCGCTCTCGCTGAGCTCTATCCTGACCCCCATTCCGAACTAAATTTTAAGAATGAGTATCAGCTTCTTATCGCGGTGCTGCTCTCCGCCCAGTGTACAGATAAGAAGGTAAACCAGATTATCCCTGAACTATTTACACGCTATCCAACCTTCGAAGCGCTTTCGAAAGCCGCCCTTACCGATGTCGAGCGCATCATACGCCAGATCAACTATTTTAAAACTAAATCAAAGCATCTAATCGAAACCGGTCGACAGATGGTCGAACGATTCGACTCTATCGTTCCTAAGCTCCAAGAGGAGCTTGTCTCCCTACCCGGCGTAGGTCGCAAAACAGCTAACGTAATCGTGTGTGAGGCTGGAAAAGTTCCAGCCTTTCCGGTCGACACCCATGTTTTTCGTCTGGCTCACAGACTTGGCCTCTCAGAGGGTAAAACCACAGATGCCGTCGAAAAGGATCTCAGAAAGGCCTTTCCACCGGCAGAGTGGCGAAACCTGCACCACAGATTTATCTTTCACGGTCGCAGGGTCTGTAAAGCTAGGACCCCAAATTGCGCCGGGTGCGTACTAAGCTCAATCTGCCCATCGGCGGTTTTAGCTTGA
- a CDS encoding mobile mystery protein A, which produces MISEKKRKLNAQRAVLDRLLGELKTLEISRPQRGWLRTIRESLGMTVSQLARRASLDQTTVTRLESNEAQDALTLKSLKRLSAALDCELVYALVPRTSLKATLIERANLLLRHEEQRVEKTMSLENQGGGEVDNSMQKALLIGTLDKRLWDEV; this is translated from the coding sequence ATGATTAGCGAAAAGAAGAGAAAACTGAACGCCCAAAGAGCGGTTCTCGATCGTTTACTTGGGGAGCTCAAGACGCTGGAGATTTCACGCCCGCAGAGGGGGTGGCTTAGAACCATTCGTGAGTCTCTTGGCATGACCGTCTCCCAGCTAGCTAGAAGGGCCTCACTAGACCAAACAACAGTTACACGTCTCGAGTCCAATGAGGCGCAGGATGCCCTCACACTCAAGTCCCTTAAGCGCCTAAGCGCTGCGCTCGATTGCGAATTGGTCTATGCACTAGTCCCAAGAACCTCCCTCAAAGCAACATTAATAGAGAGAGCTAATCTTCTCCTCAGGCATGAGGAGCAGCGAGTTGAAAAAACTATGAGCCTGGAGAATCAGGGTGGCGGAGAAGTTGATAACTCAATGCAGAAGGCTCTGCTTATTGGAACCCTAGATAAGCGTCTTTGGGATGAGGTATGA
- a CDS encoding mobile mystery protein B — protein MKIDYPQGATPLEREELEGLLLSIKTQGDLNRFEKQAIFECRFDLRKNRKIKKDILTLSGLKVLHRKMFAPVWSWAGEFRSTEKNIGIAPQEIQIQLQQLCENCLHRLSDLKADSWPEFAAFFHHALVSIHPFPNGNGRHARLATDLLSWRIKLPEPSWGQSDLTDANPERAR, from the coding sequence ATGAAGATCGACTATCCCCAAGGAGCGACGCCGCTAGAGAGAGAGGAGCTGGAAGGACTGCTTCTTTCAATAAAGACTCAGGGGGACCTTAACAGGTTTGAAAAACAGGCGATCTTCGAGTGCCGATTTGACCTGCGAAAAAATCGCAAAATCAAAAAAGATATTCTGACACTCTCTGGCTTGAAAGTTCTCCACAGAAAAATGTTTGCGCCAGTATGGAGCTGGGCCGGAGAATTTCGTTCTACAGAAAAAAATATAGGTATTGCACCCCAAGAGATCCAAATACAGCTACAACAACTCTGTGAAAACTGCTTGCATAGGCTTTCAGATCTTAAGGCGGACTCGTGGCCAGAATTTGCAGCATTCTTTCATCACGCCCTCGTATCAATTCATCCGTTTCCAAATGGCAATGGTCGTCATGCCAGGCTTGCAACGGATCTATTGAGCTGGAGGATAAAGCTCCCTGAGCCCTCCTGGGGGCAGAGCGATCTTACTGACGCGAATCCTGAAAGAGCGCGCTA